The nucleotide window ACTGACACCGGCCGCATCATCCGCACCAGAATCAAAGAAATCCGGGTCATTCACCGTAATACCCAGGGTGTTAAGCTTATTAATGTTGACCCAGAAGAAAGAGTCATGGCCGTCGCCCGGCTGGACGAAAAAGACGAGGATTAAGCTCTGCCAAGCCGGCTCAGTGCCAGATGATATGACAGCGTTCAAGAAAGTAAAGAGCTTCCTTCTCCTCAGCCTGGCGCTTCTCTTCCTGGCTGGGGCCTGCGGCTCAAAAAACGAGGAGGCCTTTCTTCAGGAAGCGGACGCCCATTTCGCAAAAGGCAGCCCTGACAAGGCGGTCCAAACTTACCGGGATTACCTTAACGAGTTTCCTCGAGGGCGTTTCAGGGATCAGGCCCTGTTGCGCAAAGGTGAGATCCTTTACTACGTCCTGGGGAAAAAGGGGCCGGCCGTGCAAGCCTTCAGCCGCTTGGTCCTGGATTATCCCTTGAGTGAGCCCAGCTTTCAAGCCAGAGAGATCCTGGCCGCGATTTATCGGGACGAGACCGCTGATTATCTTCGCGCGGTCATTGAATATCGCTGGCTTCTTAACCACCGTCCGGCCAACAAGAAGGCGGATGAATACCATTATCAAATCGGGCATTGCTTCTTTCTGGCCAATCGGCTCGAGCAGGCCATCATGGAATACAAACTGTTTATTGAGGGCTATCCTGAATCTCGCTTTGTCGAGCGGGCTTATAATGAGTTGGGCGGCGCCTACATGATCCTGAAGCAGCCGGAGCAGGCCTTAAGCGTTTTCAAGACCGCTATTGACAGGTTTCCTGAAAGTTCACTCCGGCCGACTATGGATTTTAAAACCGCGGAGTGCTATGAAGCCATGGACCGTCTTGATGAAGCCCTGGCGCAGTATCAATATGTACGGGAGATGTATGACAATTGGCCGGCGGTTGATATCCGCATTAAAGGGGTTGAGTCCCGGCAGAAGAGCAAGCAGGGACGGGCCAGGAAAGGAAATAAATGAGTTTGATCGAGCGCCTGAAGGATATTCGAACGATAAGCGTGGTCGGAGCTGGCGCCTGGGGAACGGCCTTGTCCCGCCATCTGGCCTCTAAGGGGTTTAAGGTCGCCCTCTGGGCCCATGAGGACGAGGTGGTCAAGCAGATAGAGTCAATCCGGGAGAACCAGGCCTACCTGCCCGGGGTAAAAATTCCCGAAAATGTTACGCCGTCCACGGACTTAGAAACAGTGGTTCGCGGTCAGGAGATCGTTATTTTAGCGGTGCCATCTCACCACATGCGCAGCGTGGTTACACGTTTGGCTGGATTTCTTTCGGCGGGAGTCATTCTGGTCAGCGTTGCCAAAGGCATTGAGAATGAAACCTTGATGACCATGACCCAGGTCTTTGAAGATGTTCTGCCTGAAAATCTGGCCGCATATCGTGCCGCGCTGTCCGGGCCGAGTTTTGCCCGGGAGGTGGGTCAAGGTCTGCCCACGGCTGTGACCGTGGCCTGTCATGACCGGGATGTCTCTCTGCTGCTTCAGCAGGTCTTTGCCTCGCCCACACTGAGAATATATACCAGCCAGGATGTGATTGGGGTGGAGCTGGGGGGTGCCTTGAAGAATCTGAGCGCCATTGTGGCAGGCATCTGCGATGGCATGAAAATGGGACTTAACGCCCGGGCCGCCATCATTACCCGCGGCCTGGCCGAGATCACCCGCCTTGGGGTCAGAATGGGGGCTAACCCGCTAACCTTTTCCGGGCTGGCAGGCATGGGCGATCTCGTCCTAACCTGCACCGGCGATCTTTCCCGCAACCGCGGCGTCGGTCTGAAGCTGGGCCAGGGTCAGAAGCTATGCGATATCCTGAAAAACACAAAAACCGTGGCCGAGGGGGTTCGAACCACCCTTTCCGCTAAAGACCTGGCTGAAAAGGAAGGGGTGGATATGCCTATCACGGTGAAGCTTTACGAGATTCTCTATGAG belongs to Deltaproteobacteria bacterium and includes:
- a CDS encoding tetratricopeptide repeat protein, coding for MPDDMTAFKKVKSFLLLSLALLFLAGACGSKNEEAFLQEADAHFAKGSPDKAVQTYRDYLNEFPRGRFRDQALLRKGEILYYVLGKKGPAVQAFSRLVLDYPLSEPSFQAREILAAIYRDETADYLRAVIEYRWLLNHRPANKKADEYHYQIGHCFFLANRLEQAIMEYKLFIEGYPESRFVERAYNELGGAYMILKQPEQALSVFKTAIDRFPESSLRPTMDFKTAECYEAMDRLDEALAQYQYVREMYDNWPAVDIRIKGVESRQKSKQGRARKGNK
- a CDS encoding NAD(P)-dependent glycerol-3-phosphate dehydrogenase, which codes for MSLIERLKDIRTISVVGAGAWGTALSRHLASKGFKVALWAHEDEVVKQIESIRENQAYLPGVKIPENVTPSTDLETVVRGQEIVILAVPSHHMRSVVTRLAGFLSAGVILVSVAKGIENETLMTMTQVFEDVLPENLAAYRAALSGPSFAREVGQGLPTAVTVACHDRDVSLLLQQVFASPTLRIYTSQDVIGVELGGALKNLSAIVAGICDGMKMGLNARAAIITRGLAEITRLGVRMGANPLTFSGLAGMGDLVLTCTGDLSRNRGVGLKLGQGQKLCDILKNTKTVAEGVRTTLSAKDLAEKEGVDMPITVKLYEILYEDKEPRQAMVELMSRTLKPEIDQGMLF